From Drosophila nasuta strain 15112-1781.00 chromosome X, ASM2355853v1, whole genome shotgun sequence, one genomic window encodes:
- the LOC132796945 gene encoding translation machinery-associated protein 7 homolog — MSGREGGKKKPLKAPKKEGKELDDDDMAFKQKQKEQQKAMEAAKQQAAKKGPLVGGGIKKSGKK; from the coding sequence ATGTCTGGACGTGAAGGCGGCAAAAAGAAGCCATTGAAGGCGCCCAAGAAGGAGGGCAAGGAGCTGGACGATGATGATATGGCTTTCAAGCAGAAACAAAAGGAGCAACAAAAGGCAATGGAAGCGGCCAAACAGCAGGCGGCCAAAAAGGGGCCGCTTGTCGGCGGTGGCATCAAGAAGTCGGGCAAGAAGTGA
- the LOC132796944 gene encoding ADP,ATP carrier protein, with the protein MGKDFDAMGFVKDFAAGGISAAVSKTAVAPIERVKLLLQVQHISKQITPDQQYKGMVDCFIRIPKEQGFASYWRGNLANVIRYFPTQALNFAFKDKYKQVFLGGVDKNTQFWRYFMGNLASGGAAGATSLCFVYPLDFARTRLAADTGKGGAREFTGLGNCLTKIFKSDGLVGLYRGFGVSVQGIIIYRAAYFGFYDTARGMLPDPKNTPIYISWAIAQAVTTVAGIVSYPFDTVRRRMMMQSGRKSTEIIYKNTLHCWATIAKQEGSGAFFKGAFSNILRGTGGAFVLVLYDEIKKFL; encoded by the exons ATGGGCAAGGATTTTGATGCTATGGGATTCGTCAAGGACTTCGCTGCCGGAGGCATCTCCGCAGCCGTCTCAAAGACTGCCGTCGCTCCCATCGAGCGTGTGAAACTGCTCCTGCAGGTTCAGCACATCTCGAAACAAATCACCCCCGATCAGCAATACAAGGGTATGGTTGATTGCTTTATCCGCATTCCAAAGGAACAAGGTTTTGCTTCATACTGGCGCGGTAACTTGGCCAACGTTATTAGATATTTCCCAACTCAGGCTCTGAACTTTGCCTTCAAGGACAAGTACAAGCAG GTCTTCTTGGGTGGTGTTGACAAGAACACCCAGTTCTGGCGTTACTTCATGGGTAACTTGGCCTCCGGCGGTGCTGCTGGTGCCACTTCTCTGTGCTTCGTCTACCCATTGGACTTTGCTCGTACTCG CTTGGCTGCTGATACCGGCAAGGGCGGTGCTCGCGAATTCACCGGTCTGGGCAACTGCTTGACCAAGATCTTCAAGAGCGACGGCCTCGTTGGCTTGTACCGCGGCTTCGGTGTGTCTGTGCAGGGTATCATCATCTACCGTGCTGCATACTTTGGCTTCTACGATACCGCTCGCGGCATGTTGCCCGACCCCAAGAACACACCCATCTACATCAGCTGGGCGATCGCTCAGGCTGTGACAACCGTTGCCGGTATTGTGTCGTATCCATTCGATACTGTCCGTCGTCGCATGATGATGCAGTCTGGCCGCAAATCGACCGAAATCATCTACAAGAACACACTGCACTGCTGGGCCACCATTGCCAAGCAGGAAGGCAGTGGTGCCTTCTTCAAGGGCGCCTTCTCCAACATTCTCAGAGGCACTGGCGGTGCTTTCGTGCTTGTGTTGTACGATGAGATCAAGAAGTtcttgtaa
- the LOC132795145 gene encoding rho-associated protein kinase 1 — MDGERRRRATTLEREMRDPTSICNVDCLLDTVSALVSDCDHDSLKRLKNIEQYAYKYKPLAQRINQLRMNVDDFDFIKLIGAGAFGEVQLVRHKSSRHVYAMKRLSKFEMMKRPDSAFFWEERHIMAHANSEWIVQLHFAFQDSKYLYMVMDFMPGGDIVSLMGDYEIPEKWAIFYTMEVVLALDTIHNMGFVHRDVKPDNMLLDSYGHLKLADFGTCMRMGANGQVVSSNAVGTPDYISPEVLQSQGVDNEYGRECDWWSVGIFLYEMLVGETPFYADSLVGTYGKIMDHKNSLSFPPEVEISEQAKALIRAFLTDRTQRLGRYGIEDIKAHPFFRNDTWSFDNIRESVPPVVPELTSDDDTRNFEDIERDEKPEEMFPVPKSFDGNHLPFIGFTYTGDYQLLSSDTVDAESKEAQSVNSSSNSSGNAANNNHGHNHSRHRPSNSNELKRLEALLERERARAEQLEQQDTSLRQQMELSTKREAELQRIATEYEKDLALRQHNYKVAMQKVEVEIELRKKAEAQMVETQRKLENEQKTRTRDLNINEKVLTLEKQLHDMELSFKSETEHTQKLKKQNAELGFTLKTHEEKVRDMCEMIDTLQKHKEELGQENAELQAQMVQEKNLRSQLKELHKEAENKMQTLANDHERTLSREQKAQEDNRALLEKISELEKTHASLDFELKAAQGRYQQEVKAHQETEKSRLVSREEANLQEVKALQSKLNEEKSARIKADQNSQEKERQLSMLSVDYRQIQLRLQKLEGECRQESEKVAALQSQLDQEHSKRNALLSELSLYSSEVAHLRSRENQLQKELAAQREAKRRFEEDLAQLKSTHHEALANNRELQAQLEAEQCFSRLYKTQANENREESAERLAKIEDLEEERVSLKHQVQVAVARADSEALARSIAEETVADLEKEKTIKELELKDFIMKHRNEINVKEATLATLKEAESELHKKLTLKANECDELQQQHKKQLDELQQQRAAKDEEIAKLGEKCKNEVLLKQTAVNKLAEVMNRRDSESQSNKARSTAELRKKEKEMRRLQQELSQERDKYNQLLLKHQDLQQQSVEDQQLKQKMFMEIDCKATEIEHLQSKLNETASLSSADNDPEDSQDSVFEGWLSVPNKQNRRRGQSWKRQYVIVSSRKIIFYNSEFDKHNTTDAVLILDLSKVYHVRSVTQGDVIRADAKEIPRIFQLLYAGEGASHRPDEQLDSTLLGSGNEERPGTIIHKGHEFVQITYHMPTACEVCTKQLWHVFKPPAAYECKRCRNKIHKEHVDKHDPLAPCKLNHDPRSARDMLLLAATPEEQSLWVARLLKRIQKSGYKANSSNNNSTDGSKISPSQSTRSAYKPYAAIVQRSATLPANSSLKQ, encoded by the exons ATGGATGGGGAGCGGCGACGTCG AGCGACGACGCTGGAGCGCGAGATGCGCGATCCGACGAGCATCTGCAACGTGGACTGTCTGCTGGACACGGTGTCGGCTCTGGTCAGCGATTGTGATCACGATTCGCTGAAGCGTCTCAAGAACATTGAGCAGTATGCCTACAAAT ATAAACCGCTGGCGCAGCGCATTAATCAGCTGCGCATGAATGTGGATGACTTTGATTTCATCAAACTGATCGGAGCGGGCGCCTTTGGCGAAGTGCAGCTGGTGCGTCACAAATCCTCACGTCACGTCTACGCGATGAAACGTCTCTCGAAATTCGAGATGATGAAGCGACCCGATTCCGCCTTCTTCTGGGAGGAACGTCACATCATGGCGCACGCCAACTCCGAGTGGATTGTCCAGCTGCACTTTGCCTTCCAGGACAGCAAATATCTGTACATGGTGATGGACTTTATGCCCGGCGGCGACATCGTATCGCTGATGGGCGACTACGAGATACCGGAGAAGTGGGCCATCTTCTATACGATGGAAGTGGTGCTCGCCTTGGACACCATTCACAACATGGGCTTCGTGCATCGCGACGTCAAGCCGGATAACATGCTGTTAGACAGTTATGGCCATCTGAAGCTAGCCGATTTCGGCACCTGTATGCGCATGGGCGCCAACGGTCAGGTGGTGTCCAGCAATGCGGTCGGCACTCCCGACTACATCAGTCCCGAGGTGCTCCAATCCCAGGGCGTTGACAATGAGTACGGACGGGAATGCGATTGGTGGTCGGTGGGCATATTCCTCTACGAGATGCTGGTGGGCGAGACGCCCTTCTATGCGGACTCGCTGGTGGGCACGTACGGCAAGATCATGGATCACAAGAACTCGCTGAGTTTTCCCCCCGAGGTGGAGATCAGTGAGCAGGCGAAGGCGTTGATTCGCGCCTTTCTCACCGATCGGACACAGCGTCTGGGTCGATATGGCATCGAGGACATCAAGGCGCATCCGTTCTTTCGCAACGACACCTGGTCCTTTGACAACATACGCGAGAGTGTTCCGCCCGTTGTTCCCGAGCTGACGTCCGACGATGATACGCGCAATTTCGAGGACATCGAACGCGATGAGAAACCCGAAGAGATGTTTCCCGTGCCCAAGAGTTTCGATGGCAATCATTTGCCCTTCATCGGGTTCACCTACACGGGCGACTATCAGCTACTGTCCAGCGACACCGTCGACGCCGAGTCCAAGGAGGCGCAGTCGgtgaacagcagcagtaacagcagcggcaacgcGGCGAACAACAATCACGGCCACAATCACAGTCGCCATCGACCCTCGAATTCCAATGAGCTGAAGCGTCTCGAGGCGCTGCTGGAGCGAGAACGCGCTCGGGCCGAGCAACTGGAGCAGCAGGACACGAGTCTGCGGCAACAGATGGAGCTGAGTACGAAACGCGAAGCGGAACTGCAACGCATCGCCACCGAATACGAGAAGGATTTGGCTTTGAGACAGCACAATTACAAAGTCGCCATGCAGAAGGTCGAGGTGGAGATTGAGCTGCGGAAGAAGGCCGAGGCACAGATGGTGGAGACACAGCGGAAGCTGGAGAACGAACAGAAGACGCGCACACGCGATCTGAACATCAACGAGAAGGTGCTGACGCTGGAGAAGCAATTGCATGACATGGAGCTCAGTTTCAAGAGCGAAACGGAGCACACACAGAAGCTGAAGAAGCAGAACGCCGAGCTTGGGTTCACACTGAAGACGCACGAGGAGAAGGTGCGCGACATGTGCGAGATGATCGATACGCTGCAGAAGCACAAGGAGGAACTCGGCCAGGAGAATGCCGAACTCCAGGCGCAAATGGTGCAGGAGAAGAATCTCCGTTCGCAGCTCAAGGAGCTGCACAAGGAGGCCGAGAACAAAATGCAAACGCTGGCCAACGATCACGAGCGCACGCTGTCCCGCGAACAGAAGGCCCAAGAGGACAATCGGGCGCTGCTCGAGAAGATCAGCGAACTGGAGAAGACGCACGCGAGTCTCGACTTTGAGCTGAAGGCTGCCCAGGGTCGCTATCAGCAGGAGGTAAAGGCGCATCAGGAGACGGAGAAGTCGCGTCTGGTGTCCCGCGAGGAGGCCAATCTCCAGGAGGTGAAGGCGCTGCAATCGAAGCTCAACGAGGAGAAGTCGGCACGCATCAAGGCCGATCAGAACTCGCAGGAGAAGGAACGACAGCTGAGCATGCTGTCGGTGGACTATCGCCAAATACAGCTACGTCTGCAGAAGCTCGAGGGCGAGTGCCGCCAGGAGTCGGAGAAGGTGGCGGCTCTGCAATCGCAGCTGGATCAGGAGCACAGCAAACGCAACGCGTTGCTCTCGGAACTGAGTCTGTACAGCTCGGAGGTGGCGCATTTACGCTCCCGGGAGAATCAACTACAAAAGGAGCTGGCTGCCCAGCGGGAGGCGAAGCGACGCTTCGAGGAGGATCTGGCACAGTTGAAGAGCACGCATCACGAGGCGTTGGCCAACAATCGGGAGCTGCAGGCACAACTCGAGGCGGAGCAATGCTTCTCGCGCCTCTACAAGACGCAGGCGAACGAGAATCGCGAGGAGAGCGCCGAGCGTCTGGCCAAGATCGAGGATCTCGAGGAGGAGCGCGTCTCCCTCAAGCATCAAGTTCAAGTGGCGGTCGCAAGAGCCGACTCGGAGGCCCTGGCACGCTCCATTGCCGAGGAGACGGTCGCGGATCTGGAGAAGGAGAAGACGATCAAGGAACTGGAGCTCAAGGATTTTATCATGAAGCATCGCAACGAGATCAACGTGAAGGAAGCGACACTCGCCACACTCAAGGAGGCCGAATCGGAGTTGCACAAGAAGCTCACGCTCAAGGCCAACGAATGCGacgagctgcagcagcagcacaagaaACAGCTCGAcgagctgcagcaacagcgtgCCGCCAAGGACGAGGAGATCGCCAAGCTGGGCGAGAAGTGCAAGAACGAGGTGCTGCTCAAGCAGACCGCCGTCAACAAGCTGGCCGAGGTGATGAACCGTCGAGACTCGGAGTCGCAAAGTAA CAAGGCCCGCTCTACGGCCGAGTTACgcaagaaggagaaggagatgCGCCGATTGCAGCAGGAGTTGTCGCAGGAGCGCGACAAGTACAATCAGCTGCTGCTCAAGCATCAGGatctgcagcagcagtccGTCGAGGATCAGCAGCTCAAGCAGAAGATGTTCATGGAGATCGATTGCAAAGCCACCGAAATCGAGCATCTGCAGAGCAAGCTCAACGAGACCGCCTCCCTCTCGTCCGCCGACAACGATCCCGAGGATAGTCAG GACTCGGTCTTCGAGGGCTGGTTGAGCGTGCCCAATAAGCAGAATCGAAGACGCGGCCAGAGCTGGAAGCGCCAATATGTGATTGTCTCGTCGCGCAAAATCATCTTCTACAATTCGGAATTCGACAAGCACAATACAACAGATGCTGTGCTCATACTCGATCTTAG CAAAGTGTATCACGTGCGCAGTGTGACCCAAGGCGATGTGATTCGCGCCGATGCCAAAGAGATTCCGCGCATCTTCCAATTGCTGTACGCCGGCGAGGGCGCCTCGCATCGTCCCGACGAGCAACTGGACTCGACGCTGCTTGGCAGCGGCAACGAGGAGCGTCCCGGCACCATAATACACAAAG GTCATGAGTTTGTCCAGATCACATACCATATGCCAACGGCCTGTGAGGTGTGCACCAAGCAGCTGTGGCACGTGTTTAAGCCGCCGGCGGCATACGAATGCAAGAG ATGCCGCAACAAGATCCACAAGGAGCACGTGGACAAGCACGATCCGTTGGCACCGTGCAAGCTCAATCATGATCCACGCAGTGCACGCGATATGCTGCTGTTGGCCGCCACGCCCGAGGAGCAATCGCTGTGGGTGGCGCGATTGCTCAAGCGTATCCAAAAGAGTGGATACAAGGCCAACTCgtcgaacaacaacagcaccgaTGGCAGCAAAATCTCCCCCAG CCAATCGACGCGTTCCGCCTACAAACCCTACGCGGCGATTGTCCAACGCTCCGCCACGCTGCCGGCGAACTCTTCGCTCAAGCAATGA
- the LOC132796939 gene encoding xaa-Pro aminopeptidase 3 codes for MFALKRLPRFCLLRAIHQQQQSSTAKFSKYATTGAKGTGQEEETRVGGSGSIAEALRHGQRALGQPTCYTHPHLIKANELVPGVELREFQLRRTSLMQGLKAYAESFGDEFNGRASKSHMLVIGAAAKKYMSGKIPYVFRQSSDFYYLTGCLEPDAILMMTIDDASQVQSTLFMRPKDPHAELWDGPRTGPEYAVPLFGVQQSYPIDSFAQLAAKSVAHLKPHLWFDLKHSELPQLNDAMLQLCNSERARLLPAYSFVENMRLLKSPAEMQLMRRTCEIASLAFNEVMAETRPGQSEHQLYASIDFKCRMRNASYLAYPPVVAAGKNATVIHYVNNTQLMQPKELLLMDAGCEYGGYTSDITRTWPVSGEFTDAQRTLYDMMEQLQKETIELIMQPGGESLDQLFETTCFKLGKYLQEIGLVSKHLSDYKELASQGYKFCPHHVSHYLGMDVHDTPHVPRNTRLMPGMVFTVEPGIYIDEQRTDVPPEFRGIGIRIEDDILINEQGQVEVLTAKCLKERRALENLFKVKPQQQQD; via the exons ATGTTTGCGCTAAAACGCCTGCCACGTTTCTGCCTGTTGCGCGCAAtccatcaacagcaacaaagctCCACAGCCAAGTTCTCCAAATACGCCACAACAGGTGCCAAAGGCACAGGACAGGAGGAAGAGACGCGTGTGGGCGGCAGTGGCAGTATTGCCGAAGCTCTGCGCCATGGACAGCGTGCCCTGGGGCAGCCCACATGCTACACGCATCCGCATCTAATAAAAGCCAATGAACTTGTGCCCGGCGTGGAGCTGCGCGAGTTCCAATTGCGGCGCACATCACTGATGCAGGGCCTTAAGGCATATGCCGAGAGCTTTGGCGATGAGTTCAATGGCCGAGCCTCCAAGAGTCATATG CTGGTGATTGGCGCCGCAGCCAAAAAGTACATGAGCGGCAAGATACCGTATGTGTTTCGACAGAGCTCGGACTTTTACTATTTGACCGGCTGCCTGGAGCCGGATGCCATACTCATGATGACCATCGACGATGCGTCGCAGGTGCAATCGACACTCTTTATGCGCCCCAAGGATCCGCACGCCGAGCTCTGGGATGGACCACGTACGGGACCCGAATACGCCGTCCCGTTGTTTGGTGTACAGCAATCGTATCCCATCGACAGCTTTGCGCAGCTGGCGGCCAAGAGTGTGGCGCATTTGAAGCCACATCTGTGGTTCGATCTAAAGCATTCGGAGCTGCCGCAGTTGAACGATGCCATGTTGCAGCTGTGCAACAGCGAACGGGCACGCCTCCTGCCCGCCTACAGCTTTGTGGAGAATATGCGACTGCTCAAATCACCGGCGGAAATGCAATTGATGCGTCGCACTTGTGAAATCGCTTCGCTTGCCTTCAACGAGGTGATGGCGGAGACACGGCCTGGACAATCGGAGCATCAGCTGTATGCATCGATAGACTTCAAGTGCCGCATGCGCAACGCCAGCTATTTGGCTTATCCACCTGTGGTGGCTGCCGGCAAGAATGCCACCGTTATACACTATGTGAACAACACGCAGCTGATGCAGCCAAAGGAGCTGCTGCTCATGGATGCGGGCTGTGAGTACGGCGGCTACACCAGCGACATAACTCGCACTTGGCCGGTGAGCGGAGAGTTTACGGATGCCCAGCGCACGCTCTACGACATGATGGAGCAGCTGCAAAAGGAAACAATTG AGTTGATCATGCAGCCAGGCGGAGAGTCGTTGGATCAATTGTTTGAGACCACCTGCTTTAAGTTGGGCAAATATCTGCAGGAGATTGGGCTGGTGTCGAAGCATTTGAGTGACTACAAGGAGCTGGCCAGTCAGGGCTACAAATTCTGTCCGCATCATGTGTCGCATTACCTCGGCATGGATGTCCACGATACGCCGCATGTGCCGCGCAACACACGCCTCATGCCGGGCATGGTTTTCACCGTTGAGCCGGGCATTTACATTGATGAACAGCGCACGGATGTGCCGCCCGAATTCCGTGGCATTGGCATACGCATCGAGGACGATATACTGATCAATGAGCAGGGCCAAGTGGAGGTGCTGACAGCCAAATGCCTGAAGGAGCGACGTGCGCTCGAGAATCTCTTCAAGGTgaaaccgcagcagcagcaagattGA
- the LOC132796941 gene encoding ribokinase, with protein MSSDTAALEVLVFGSAIIDFICYTPRLPAAGETLHGHKFQRGYGGKGANQCVAAARLGSKTALVAKLGDDSFGADYLQQLRLEQVNVQHVERVPGESTGIAQIAVADDGENNIIIVVGANNLLSTDDVGNAKQLFEQAKVLVCQLETPVPATLEALRQFKGVSIVNAAPALAQTPAELLKLASILCVNETEAALMTGVANISSISEATSATERLIDLGANTVIITLGKLGAVCAHKEADRLHSQYVAAPQVPPELVVDTTGAGDAFIGALAHHLARYPERKLVEHIAAACAVASKSVQLPGTQASFPRA; from the exons ATGAGCAGCGATACAGCCGCATTGGAGGTGCTTGTCTTTGGCTCCGCCATCATTGACTTCATCTG cTATACGCCACGCCTTCCCGCTGCAGGTGAGACACTGCATGGACACAAATTTCAAAGGGGTTACGGCGGCAAGGGCGCCAATCAATGTGTTGCAGCTGCGCGCCTAGGCTCCAAGACAGCTTTGGTGGCAAAGCTGGGTGACGACAGTTTTGGCGCCGATTACCTGCAGCAGCTGCGCCTCGAGCAAGTGAATGTGCAGCACGTAGAGCGAGTGCCAGGTGAAAGCACTGGCATTGCACAGATCGCTGTGGCCGATGATGGCGAGAACAACATTATCATTGTAGTGGGAGCGAATAATTTGCTCAGCACCGACGATGTTGGCAATGCTAAACAACTCTTTGAACAGGCCAAGGTGCTGGTCTGTCAACTGGAGACGCCAGTGCCGGCAACTCTGGAGGCACTGCGTCAATTCAAAGGCGTATCCATAGTGAATGCCGCCCCAGCTTTGGCACAAACGCCTGCAGAGCTGCTGAAGCTCGCGAGCATCTTGTGTGTCAACGAAACGGAGGCGGCCCTGATGACAGGAGTGGCCAACATTAGCAGCATTAG TGAAGCAACTTCAGCAACGGAACGACTTATTGATCTGGGCGCCAATACTGTCATCATCACTCTGGGCAAACTGGGCGCTGTGTGTGCCCACAAGGAAGCTGATCGCCTGCATTCGCAATATGTGGCAGCTCCTCAAGTGCCGCCCGAGCTGGTGGTGGACACTACAGGAGCTGGGGATGCTTTCATCGGTGCCTTGGCTCATCACTTGGCCCGCTACCCAGAGCGTAAGCTGGTCGAGCACATTGCGGCTGCCTGTGCGGTGGCATCCAAGTCTGTGCAGCTTCCGGGCACACAGGCAAGTTTTCCACGCGCCTGA
- the LOC132796463 gene encoding CKLF-like MARVEL transmembrane domain-containing protein 4 — protein MVETVVNIERTTTTTTGPPGGVNPSGGDNGGFWGAIRLNLDYYRTIPGILKIAQLVLGIICMALASPSMSSATNFFLTVVVLSFIVTILLIAAYFLGIREALNVNVNWIFSELIATAIITLLYFIAFIVQLAKWGESTEYGHGSNTAAGVFGLFNFLAYAGGLYFLFLAHRSGATH, from the exons ATGGTCGAGACGGTCGTTAATATTGagcgcacaacaacaacaacaacggggCCACCTGGCGGCGTGAATCCCTCTGGAGGCGATAATGGCGGCTTTTGGGGCGCAATTCGCCTCAATTTGGACTATTACAGAACAATACCCGGCATTCTCAAGATTGCCCAATTG GTACTTGGCATCATTTGCATGGCGCTTGCCTCACCGTCCATGTCATCCGCAACAAACTTCTTCCTGACCGTTGTCGTGCTCTCGTTTATCGTCACCATCCTCTTGATCGCCGCCTATTTCTTGGGCATTCGCGAGGCTCTCAATGTTAACGTCAACTGGATATTCTCG GAACTGATAGCCACCGCTATAATTACCTTGCTGTACTTTATAGCATTCATTGTGCAGTTGGCTAAATGGGGCGAATCAACTGAGTATGGACACGGCTCTAATACGGCAGCTGGCGTCTTTGGACTGTTCAACTTCTTGGCCTATGCGGGAGGCTTGTACTTCTTATTCTTGGCGCATCGATCGGGAGCCACGCACTAA
- the LOC132796942 gene encoding ADP,ATP carrier protein has product MGDEGGGGSGGGDLKSFLIDFLAGGVSAAIAKTAVAPIERVKLILQVQEVSKQISEDKRYKGIIDCFVRIPREQGFASLWRGNLANVIRYFPTQALNFAFKDVYKSVFLGGVDKKKQFWRHFMGNLASGGAAGATSLCFVYPLDFARTRLAADVGKGGQREFTGLIDCLKKVVKSDGPIGLYRGFIVSVQGIIIYRAAYFGFYDTCRDHLPNPKSTPFYVSWAIAQVVTTVAGIASYPFDTVRRRMMMQSGLKKSEMIYKNTAHCWMLIAKQEGIAAFFKGAFSNIIRGTGGALVLAIYDEFKKYI; this is encoded by the exons ATGGGCGATGAAGGTGGCGGAGGAAGCGGAGGCGGTGACCTGAAGTCCTTCCTCATTGACTTCTTGGCCGGCGGTGTCTCGGCTGCCATTGCCAAGACAGCGGTAGCGCCCATCGAGCGAGTGAAGCTCATACTCCAAGTGCAGGAGGTGTCCAAGCAAATCTCGGAAGACAAACGCTACAAGGGCATCATCGATTGCTTTGTCCGCATACCGAGGGAGCAGGGATTCGCATCGCTGTGGCGCGGAAATTTGGCCAATGTGATACGTTACTTTCCCACTCAGGCGTTGAACTTTGCCTTCAAGGATGTGTACAAGTCG GTCTTCCTTGGCGGCGTGGACAAGAAGAAACAGTTCTGGCGTCACTTCATGGGCAACCTGGCATCTGGAGGCGCCGCTGGCGCCACATCCTTATGCTTTGTCTATCCACTTGACTTTGCGCGTACCCG CTTGGCCGCCGATGTCGGCAAGGGCGGACAGCGAGAGTTCACGGGCTTGATCGATTGCCTGAAGAAGGTGGTGAAATCGGATGGCCCCATTGGTCTATATCGTGGCTTTATCGTCTCGGTGCAGGGCATCATTATCTATCGGGCCGCATACTTTGGGTTCTACGACACCTGTCGCGATCACCTGCCGAATCCAAAGAGCACACCCTTCTATGTCAGCTGGGCCATTGCCCAGGTGGTCACCACGGTGGCGGGTATTGCATCGTATCCCTTTGATACGGTGCGTCGTCGTATGATGATGCAGTCGGGTCTGAAGAAATCCGAGATGATCTACAAGAATACAGCTCACTGTTGGATGCTCATTGCCAAGCAGGAGGGAATTGCTGCGTTCTTTAAGGGCGCCTTCTCGAACATTATTCGCGGCACTGGCGGCGCTTTGGTTCTTGCCATCTACGACGAGTTCAAGAAATACATCtaa
- the LOC132796940 gene encoding delta(3,5)-Delta(2,4)-dienoyl-CoA isomerase, mitochondrial, with protein sequence MSMQRLTNVIRLTPRLSTVAMQRNNTTNASHSATVPHFNTLAITSPKPFVFHVELNRPKKLNAINREMWLEIKDCFEALAINPDCRAIVLSAAGKHFTAGIDLSSMLSLGQQLADSDDVARKGVVLERTIKLYQDSITAVELCPKPVIMAVHMACIGAGVDLITAADIRYSTQDAFFQVKEVDIGMAADVGTLQRLPKAIGSQSLARELCFTGRRFEATEAERSGLVSRVFADKEALLKGALAVAEDIASKSPIAVQATKENMVYSLEHTNQQGLDHIRVLNKLYLQSEDFAQAVAAQLTKDEKPIFAKL encoded by the exons ATGTCGATGCAGAGACTGACAAACGTTATCAGACTAACACCACGACTCTCCACCGTTG CCATGCAACGCAACAACACGACAAACGCGTCACATAGTGCCACAGTGCCGCACTTTAATACGCTGGCCATTACCTCGCCCAAACCCTTCGTCTTCCATGTCGAACTCAATCGTCCCAAGAAGCTGAATGCCATCAATCGCGAGATGTGGCT TGAGATCAAAGACTGCTTCGAGGCATTGGCCATCAATCCCGATTGTCGTGCCATAGTTCTCTCGGCGGCCGGCAAACATTTCACTGCCGGCATCGATCTCTCCTCGATGCTAAGCTTGGGGCAACAGCTGGCGGACAGCGATGATGTAGCACGCAAGGGAGTCGTGCTGGAGCGCACCATCAAGCTGTATCAGGACTCCATAACAGCCGTCGAGCTGTGTCCCAAACCCGTGATTATGGCGGTGCACATGGCTTGCATTGGCGCTGGCGTCGATCTGATCACGGCTGCCGACATTCGCTACAGCACTCAGGATGCCTTCTTCCAGGTGAAGGAGGTGGACATTGGCATGGCCGCCGATGTGGGCACCCTACAGCGTCTGCCCAAGGCCATTGGTAGCCAGTCGCTGGCTCGCGAACTCTGCTTCACTGGACGTCGCTTCGAGGCCACCGAAGCCGAGCGCAGCGGCTTGGTGAGTCGCGTGTTTGCCGACAAGGAGGCGTTGCTTAAGGGCGCTCTGGCGGTGGCCGAAGATATTGCCAGCAAGAGTCCAATTGCTGTGCAGGCGACCAAGGAGAACATGGTCTATTCGCTGGAGCACACGAATCAACAGGGACTCGATCATATT CGTGTCCTCAACAAGCTGTATTTGCAGTCCGAGGACTTTGCTCAAGCTGTCGCCGCTCAACTCACCAAGGACGAGAAGCCCATCTTTGCCAAGCTCTAA